In Candidatus Manganitrophus morganii, the genomic window ATTTGCCGTTGCGCATCATGGCTACGTTCGGACGGAGGAGGGATCATGGCTAAGGCTTCGATAGAGTATAAAGAACTTCAGAAGATGTTGAAGAGCCTTCCTTCCGACAAGTTGAAAGAGGTTTTAGACTTCGTACAGTTTCTCAAAACCAAGGAGATGATCGATCCGAGTCAGGCATACTTCTGGACGAAGAAGTGGCAGCAGATGGAGAAAGGGGCGGAAGAGGACATTAAAAAGGGAAGAGTTCATCAATACCCTTCGATTGATGCTTTAAAGAAAAAAATAGAGAATGGCGATTAAATGCGCTTTCAGACAACCGAGCGATTTGAGAAGTCGATGAGGAAGTTGCCTGTTGGGGTGAGAAACAAATTCTATAAGCAGCTTTCGCTTCTACTTCGAAATCCAAGGCATCCCTCTCTCCATACAAAGAAAATCAAGGGAGCCGACGGTATCTGGGAGGTGCGGGTAGATGATCACTATCGGTTTACCTTTTCTCAGGATGAAGATCTGATCACGTTGCGGGTCGTCGGTCACCATGACGACGTCTTGAAAAAACCATAACAGGAATCGAAATTGCCGAAGCGAACCGACATTCATAAAATTCTCTTGATCGGCCCCGGGCCGATCGTCATTGGGCAGGCGTGCGAGTTTGATTACTCCGGGACACAGGCCTGCAAGGCGCTGCGCGAAGAGGGATACCAGGTGATCCTGGTCAACAGCAACCCGGCGACGATCATGACCGATCCCGAAGTGGCCGACCGGACCTACATCGAGCCGATCACCGTCGAGGTGTTGAAGGAGATCATCGCCCGCGAGCGCCCCGATGCGCTCCTTCCGACGATGGGAGGACAGACGGCGCTCAACATGGCGGTGGCGCTTTATGAGCAGGGGGTGCTGGAGCGGTTCGGCGTCGAGCTGATCGGGGCGAAATATGACTCGATCAAGCGGGCGGAAGATCGCGAAGCCTTCAAGCGGGTCATCGAGAAGGCTGGTTTGGAATATACGAAGAGCGGCCGCGCGCGCAACCGGGAAGAGGCGTTGGCGGTGGTGGCGGAGACCGGGTTTCCGTCGATCATCCGCTCCTCGTTCACCCTCGGCGGCGCCGGGGGGAGCATCGCCTACAACCGCGAGGAATTCGAGAGCTGCGTCGAAGCAGGCCTTTCAAGCAGCCCGATCCATGAGGTGTTGATCGAACAGTCGGTTTTAGGATGGAAGGAGTTCGAGCTGGAGGTGATGCGGGACAAACACGACAACGTCGTCATCATCTGCTCGATCGAGAACCTCGACCCGATGGGGATCCATACCGGCGATTCGATCACGGTCGCCCCGGCGCAGACCTTGACCGACAAAGAATATCAGCGGATGCGCGACGCGGCGATCCGGATCATCCGCGGCGTCGGCGTCGACACCGGCGGGTCGAACATCCAGTTCGCTCTCAACCCGAAGAGCGACGAGATGCGGGTGATCGAGATGAACCCGCGCGTCTCCCGAAGCTCGGCGCTCGCCTCGAAGGCGACCGGCTTCCCGATCGCCAAAATCGCCGCCAAACTCTCGGTCGGCCTCACGCTCGATGAGATCCGAAACGACATCACCCGTGTGACCCCCGCCTCGTTCGAGCCGACGCTCGATTACGTGGTGGTGAAGATCCCCCGGTTCGCCTTCGAGAAATT contains:
- a CDS encoding type II toxin-antitoxin system RelE/ParE family toxin, whose product is MRFQTTERFEKSMRKLPVGVRNKFYKQLSLLLRNPRHPSLHTKKIKGADGIWEVRVDDHYRFTFSQDEDLITLRVVGHHDDVLKKP